A segment of the Halostella salina genome:
CCACCGTCGGCGTCTCGACCGGTTCGCCGGCGTCGACGCCGTGGGCCAGGCGGACGAACCCCGCCATGCTCCACGACAGCGGCGTCGCCGAGCCGGTTCCCTCGCCGAACGACCACCCGAACTCCGTGGGGAACTCGGCGTCCCACACCTGTTCCGGGATCATCCGCCCCGTGTTGCCGAAGCCCGCCATCGCCGACAGCAGGTCGGCCGGGTCGTCGCCGCCCTCGCGGCGGAGTTCGTACTCGCCGCGCTCGCCGGTGAAGATCGGCCACAGCCGACCCTTCCCCGCGTCGGTGATGTCCCAGTCGGCACCCTCCGGACCGGTCAGTAGCTCCCCGTAGCTGTCGCCGACGTACCGGTAGAAGCCGGGTCCGTGCGGCGTCTCGACCCGGATCGCGTCGTCGACTGCGACGACGGAGTTGCGGACCGTCTCGTCGTCGGCCGACTTGATCCCGAGCCGGACGAGTTCGAGGAAGCCGGCGTCGAGACAGTCGCGCTCGTCGAGGGTCGGCCCGTCGTTCGCGAGTTCCAGCGGGTCGGCGGCGTCCGGGTCCCCGTCGCGACTGACGCGGACGTAGTACGGCGGGTCGCGGTCGCCGGTCGGGTCGGCCGCAGCGGTCATCTCTTCGACCGACGCCGCCCACTCGTCCGCGACCGCGAGGTAGACCAGCGCGTCGCCGCGCTCGCCCGCGTCGGCGGCCAGATCGGCGGCACAGGCGAGGCTTGCTATCTCCGCGGCGATCGTCGACGGCGAGTAGCCTCGTTCCTCCTCCCAGCGCTCCTGCTCGGAGTCGGGACCGTTCCGGACGACGTAGTCGGCGGAGCGGGCCACGTCGTCGTAGCCGTAGGCGAGTTCGTCGAACGACACCCCGCGCCCGGCGAGCCGGTGGGCCATCACCGCCGGGAAGGCGACGTTGTCCAGCTGTTCGCCGCCCCAGCGGGTCCGGCCGTCGACGTACGTGTTCTGCGGGACGAACCCGTCATCGCGCTGCTGGTGCTCGTACACGTACTCCGTCGCTTCGCGGGCGCTCGCCACGTCGTCGACGGCGTCGAACGCCGTGAAGGCCTGGTACAGGTCCCGCGACCAGACGAAGTTGTAGCCGCGGCCGCGGTCCACGTCGGCGGACACCGACTCGCCCCACGGGACGCAGGGGCTGGCGACGCCAGCGCCCGGGTAGCGCTTGGACTCGACGGCCTTCAGCGTCATGAGCGCGGTCCGATACTGGTCCGCCAGCCCCTCGTTGCCCGCGACGCTGTCGGGAAGCGAGAGACCGTCGAGATACGCCCGCCACGTCGCGTCGTACTCCTCCCGAACGCCGTCGTAGCCGCGGTCGAGCGCCGCTCGGGCGGTCCGGAGAGCGTCGTCGTCGGCCGATCCGAAGCCGAGGGCCAGGGTTTCGGTTCGCTCCCCGACGCCCGCGGCGATCCGGCCGACTGCGACGACGTGCTCGTCGTCCAGTCGCTCCCGTTCCGCCGGGCGGTCGGTACCGGAGCACAGCGTGCGGAGCGCGTCGCTGCCGGCGGGTTCGACGGTCACCCAGTCGAAGCGTCCGCCCGCAGCGAGCGCCGCGGCCACGTCGACGTCGACGCCCCCGTCGTCGTGTCGCAGGACCGCGCCGCCGTCCGCCGACAGCGCGAGGGCATACCCGGCGTCGCCCGCCGCGTCCACGCGCCGACCGGCGTCGCCGCCGGCGCGGTTGCCGAGGTGGGCGTCGGCGACGGCGTACACGTCGTACTCGTTGCCGTCCTCGGCCGCGAACTCGACGTCGACGAGGACGGCGTCGTTCGCCGGGTCCGTCGCGTACTCGGCGGTCAGCGTCCACGCGTGGCCGCGGCCGTCGCCGGGTTCGGTCACGGTCTGCCGGAAGGCGAGCGAGCCGTCCGCCGCTGGCTCGGTCTCGCGGCGGAGCGTGTCCGCCCACCCGTCGGTCCGGCGCTCGTCGAAGGTGCGGGCGGCGTAGCCGCCGTCGGCGTCGACGACGAGGAAGTCGACGGTGCGCAGGTTCATCAGGTCGACCCGCGGGTAGCGCACCTCCGTCATCGCGCCCTCGGAGCACGCGAACCACACTTCGGACGGGTCGTCGGAGCCGTGGTCGGCGGCGGTGCCGAAGCCGTACGTCTCGCCGGTCGTCCAGACGCGGTCGTCGGTCGGGCCGGTCGGGACGCGATCCGAGGGCCGAGGGAGCGCGTCGCGGGCGTCGAGCATCGCCACGGCGCGCAGGCGGAGGGCGTGTGACCAGCCGAGCGGCGTCGCGCAGTCTAACGTCCCGTCGTCGAACACCTGCTCGGCGAGCAGGTCGGTCTCCGTCGTCAGCGGCCCGCCGGGCAGGAGCGGTTCGAGCAGTTCCGCGGCGCGGTCGAGGTAGCCATCGTCGCCGGTCAGGTCGGCGAGGTGTGCGAGCGCGACCGCGCCCCACCCCGTCGAGACGGACCAGATCTTCTCGCCGTCCTGGTCGGCGGTTCGCCAGTCGTCGCCCTCGAAGCGACGGAGGCCGCGGACGGACGAGCCGTCGGGGTCGTGCCAGAGGCCGTCGACCGTCGTCTCGACGTGCGAGGCGAGGCGGTCGACGCGCTCGTCGTCCACGCCGACGGCCTCGTCGTACGCGCGGTGGGCCTCGACCAGCGCGAACGTGCCGGAATCGAGTCGGTCGTCGAGTTCCCCGCGGTCCTCGCGGAGCGCGTAGACGCCGCGGTCGGGCACCCAGAGCCGGTCCAGCCCCTCGTACACCTTGCGGGCCCGCTTTCGGGCGCGCTCCCGGACCGCCCCGTCGACCGGCGCGAGCGCGAGCGACGCGTACGCCTGCAGAAACGTGGCCGCGGTGTGAGTAAAGCGACCGTCCATGTTCTCCCAGGCGTTCTGACAGCGGACCGGCAGCCCGTCCTCGGCCAGCGAGTCGTTCAGGCCGTCGAGCGCGTCGCCGAGCGCCTCGGCCACGCGCTCGTCCTCGCCGACCTCGCGCAGGTACTCCGCGAGGAAGGTGACGACGCTCGCGGTCTGGTCAGCCTGATAGTCCACGTCGTCGCCGTCCTCCAGTCTGGCGTTGGCCCACCCCGGCGCGAGGGAGGCGTCGCTCGGCCAGACGCGGTGGGGCCAGGTGCCGTCCTCGCGCTGGGTCTCACAGTAGAACGCGGCGCTCTTCGCGAGGTCGCCAACCGGGAGGTCGAGGTCGTCGCCCGCCGCGGCCACGTACCGGGTGACCTCGGCGTCGTCACGGAACCAGGTGTAGCCGTAGCCGCCGGAGTTGGCGTAGAACGGGTCGAAGTCGGGGCCGGCGATGTGTGCGCCGTTCTCCGCGGCGAGCAGGTCGAGTGTCCGCACGTCGTCGGCGACCACGGAGCCGAACGGCTGGTCGTCCGGGACGCGCACGGCGACGGCGTCGCGGGCGCTCGCGAGCAGCGCGTCGCGGTCGTCGTGGGCGTCGAGCGCGTCGGTGACGCGGTCGATAGCCTCGCCGCGGTCGACCTCGTCGCGGTCCGACAGCAGCGAGCAGAGCGTCGCAGCCGCCGTCCGGTCGCCCCGCTCCATCGGCGCGCGAAGGACGACGTTCGGCGTGAGGTTCCCCGTCTCGTACGGCCCGGCGTCGGAGTCGGTCGGGAACGGCGCGGGGTCGTCGTCGAGCAGGCCGGCGAAGCCAGCCTGCACGTCCCCACCAGCGTCGAACGCCGTCGACGCGCCGAGGAAGTCGGACTCGGTCCGGTGGAACGTCTCGACGGCGTCCTCGTGGAACAGCGTCCCGACTCGCGCGTCGACGCCGTCCGGGGCGAACGTCGCCACCGCCACGAGGGTCGGTTCGTCCGGTACGTCGCCGCGCAGTTCGACGCGCGTCAGGTGTCGCTCGTCCAGCGTCAGGTCGTACTGGTGGACGGCGTAGTCGCCGGCGTCCAGCACCGTCTCGACGAGCGCCGTCTCGCCGACGTAGCGCTGGCGGATGGGTTCCATATCGTCGAACCAGCGCACCGCGCCGTCGGACTCGACGCCGAACCGCGACCGTCGGATGCCGTACAGCCCGGAAAGTGGGTAGCCGTAGTCGCGGAGTCCGCCGTCCGGGTCGACGTGAACCAGTCGGTCCCCGTCGCCGGCGAAGGCCCCGGTCGTTCGGAGTTCCTCGGGGAACCGACCGCCCCTGTCGCGTTTGAACGCCTCGATGGCGACGCGAAGTTGCATGAGGATCACACGCTCAAGGGGCCGTATAAAGCTTGGTGTAATATTTTCACGCAGATTTTTTGAGCGTGCTGCGGGCACGCAGGCGGATTCGGAACCGGTTTCAGGTCGCCATGCGTCGCCCGGAGTGATGACTGATCGAGGACCGCTCGCGACCGTCGAGTCGCTGGCGCTCGTCGCGCTCGGGGGGTTCGCCGGCGCGAACGCGCGCTACGTCTCCGGCCTCGCCCTGCCGGTGCCGTGGGCGACGCTCTCGGTCAACGTCGTCGGGAGCGCGCTACTCGGCTTCGTCCTCTACGAGGAAGCGTATCTCGGCGCGTTCTCGCGGCAGTTCCGGGTCGCGCTCGGGACGGGGTTTCTCTCTTCGCTGACGACCTACAGCACCTTCGCCGTGGAGACGGCGTCGCTCTCGCCGGGGCTTGCGCTGGTAAACGTGCTCGGCAACTACGCGCTCGGCTTCGCGGGCGTCGCGCTCGGTCGGTGGGCGGCACTGTCCGTCGCGGGGGCTGCGAAATGACGAAGACGGCTTCGCTGGCGAGCGGCGTGAGTCCGGCGTACCTCGTCGGCGTCGGCGGCGTCCTCGGCGCGGTCGCTCGCCATCTGGTGTACGTCGGGCTGAAGGACGGCGACGACGTGCCGCGGGCGACCCTCGCCGTCAACGTCGTCGGCAGTTTCGCGCTCGGCGCGCTGACGGCGGCCGGAGTCGGGGAGTCGGCCGCCCTGCTGCTCGGGACGGGAGCCTGCGGCGCGTTCACGACGTTCTCGTCGTTCTCGGTGGAGACGGTACAGCTGTGGGACGCGGGGAACCGGCGGGCGGCGGCCGCGAACGCGGTCCTCAACCTGACGTGTTCGCTCGCGGCCGTCGCGCTCGGGTGGCTCGTCGCGGCCTGATCAGAGCAGGAGCGGCACCGCGAACGCCACCAGCAGGCCGACCGCCAGCACGGCGAAGCCGATGCCGACCTGCCGGTTGGTGTACGGGCTCTGGGGTGCGGTGCTCCGCCCGGCGTCCTCGTCCTCGGGCACGTCGGAGTCGTGGTCGCTCGTCATGGCCGGACGTTTCGCGCTGTGGAACTTATACTGTTTGCTCTCACTGTGTCCCGGTGATCGCCTGCACCGCCACCGGCGACTACCGTACGTGGGGAGACACTCTGAAAAACCCGAAGCACTCGCGGATGGACAGCGATAAGTCGCCGATGGAACGGATCGGCGTATGGACATCGAACGCGAGTGGTGGAAGGAGGCCGTCGTCTATCAGGTGTATCCGCGGAGCTTCAACGACACCGACGGCGACGGGGTCGGCGACCTCCGCGGCGTGATCGAGAAGGTGGACTACCTCGACGACCTGGGCGTCGACGTGGTGTGGCTGAATCCGGTGTACGAGTCGCCCGACGCCGACAACGGCTACGACATCGCGGACTACCGCTCCATCAAGGCGCAGTTCGGCACGATGGGCGACTGGGAGGAGTTGCTCGACGAACTCCACTCCCGGGACATGCGCCTCATCATGGACCTCGTCGTGAACCACACCTCCGACGAGCACGACTGGTTCGTCAGGTCCCGGGACCCGGAGAGCGAGTACCACGACTACTACTACTGGCGCGACGGGGATGGCGAGGACCCCCCGAACAACTGGCGCTCGTTCTTCTCCGGGTCGGCGTGGACGTACGACGAGGCGGTCGGCCAGTACTACCTCCACCTGTTCGACGAGAAGCAGCCGGACCTCAACTGGCGCAACGAGGCCGTCCGCGACGAGGTGTTCGAGATGATGAACTGGTGGCTGGAGAAGGGGATCGACGGCTTCCGGATGGACGTCATCAACCTCATCTCGAAGGCCGAGGGCCTGCCCAGCGGCGACCCGGACGAGGGGCTGCCGAGAGCCGAACACTACGTCAGCGGGCCGCGCTTCGGCGAGTACATGGCCGAGATGGACGAGCGCGTGCTCGCCGACCGCGACATCATGACCGTGGGGGAGATGATCGACGTGGACGCCGCCGAGGGCCGCGAGTACGTCGCCGGCGACGACGGCCTCGACATGCTGATCCACTTCGAGCACATGGGCGTCGACACCGGCGACGGGAAGTGGGACGTGACCGGGCTGGACCTGCTCGAACTGAAGGAGGTGATCTCGGCGTGGCAGAACGAACTCCACGGCGAGGGGTGGAACTGCCTCTACCTCTCGAACCACGACCAGCCCCGGCAGGTGTCGCGGTTCGGCGACGACGGCGAGTACCGCGTCGAGTCGGCCAAGATGCTCGCCACCTTCCTCCACACCCTGCAGGGGACCCCGTTCGTCTTCCAGGGCGAGGAGATCGGGATGACGAACAACGAGTTCGGGAGCGTCGACGAGTTCCGCGACGTGGAGTCGACCAACTTCGCGGAGCACGCCGTCGAGCGCGGCGAGTTCGACGAGGCGGACGAGGTGCTCCCGCTGCTGAACGACCGGAGCCGCGACCACGCCCGCACCCCGGTCCAGTGGACTGACGGCGAGCGAGCCGGGTTCACCGACGGCGAGCCGTGGATTCAGGTCAACGACAACCACGAGTCCGTCAACGTCGCGGCCGCTCGCGAGGACCCGGACTCCGTCTGGCACCACTACCGGGACCTCATCGACCTCCGCACGGAGCGCGACGTCGTGGTGTACGGCGACTACGACCTGCTCCTGCCCGACCACGAGGAAGTGTACGCGTTCACCCGAACGCTCGGCGACGAGCGCCTGCTGACCGTCTGTAACTTCTTCGACGGCGAGCCGACGTTCGAACTGCCCGACGAGGTCGAGTACGACGATGCCGACCTGCTCCTCGCGAACTACGACGACGCCGGCGACGATCCGGCCGCGTTCACGCTCCGGCCGTACGAGGCGCGGGTGTACGACCTGCACTGACTCGGGCCGGGCTCACTCGCCGTCCGCCGGGCTATCCCCGGAAGCCGCCCCTCCGTTCTCGGACGACGCGTCGGCAGCCTCGGTCCCATTCTGGCCGGCCGCGTCACTCGTCTCCGCGACCGATGCGCCGACCGAATCGCCCATCTCAACGTCTGACGTGAGCGGCTCCCCGTGGAGCAGTTCGGGGAGGACGACGCGGACCGCTTCCAGAATCAGGACGAACAGGATCGGCAGCAGGAAAAAGCCGTACCAGCCAAAGAGGACCGGGCCGAGGAGGTAGCCGAACAGCAGCATGGTCGTGTCGATCTTTCGACCCGTGATGTACGGCTGGAGGAACGTCTGCGGGAGGATGTCGAGGACCAGGAAGTAGGCGACCAGCACGCCGCCGACGAACGCGAGCGACGCGCCGTCGCCCCGGAACGCCTGCACCGCGAGGTAGGCGACCACCGGGAGATACACCACTTTCCCGACGACGAGCGGGATCAGGCTGGCGAACCCGGTCAGCACCGCGAGCGCGGGGACGACGGGGACGGCCAGCCCGCCGGGCGCGAGGAGGTTCGTCGCCCAGTACGCGACGCCGGCGATGACCGACATGGCGAGGACGAACAGGAAGTTGCCGAAGAAGACCGAGGAGAGGTCGGTGTCTACCGCCTCGGCGTAGGCGTACACCACGGTGTCGCGGCCGCCGAACAGCCGGACGAGCGCGTCGGAAAGCTCACCGTCGTTCGACAGGAGGAAGTGGGTCAGCGTCAGCGCCAGCCCGAGCAGCAGCGCGCCGCCGGCGACGGCCGACACCACGGTACGCCCGGCCTGAAGCACGGTCAGCAGCGTCCCCTGTGGGTCCGAGACGGCTTGCCGCGGGCTTCGGACGGCCGACAGCAGCGCCTCGCGCTGCTGCTCGGGGAGCGCGTCCAGCGCTCCGCCGACCGGCGGCCCGCCCGCGCCGCCGGTGACCCCCTGCACCGCGTTGAAGAGCTGGACCCCGATGTAGAGGAGCAGGCCGATCACTGGCAGCAGGACCGTCAGCACCGTCAGCGTGGCGGCTATCCCGTCGGAGTCGACCGCCGCGCTGATCCGCCGACAGATCGGGCGGGTCGCGTAGTAGCCGAAGACGCCGAGCGTCAGCAGCCCCACGAACGAGTAGGCGACGTACGCGGCGACGGCGGCGAGCGCGCTCACGAACAGCAACCACCCGAGGCGAGCGTGGTCGGACTGCAGTCCGTCGGTTCCCATACCGGCGGGACGACGGCCCCGGGGAAACGCGTCCGGGGTACCGCTCGGGGTTCCGACGGGTCGCCGGCGCGGCACCTGTCCGCGCGCATCCGACCGCCGGTGTCGAAACGGTCAAACGCCCCACGTGCGAAGGTCCCGGTAGTAAATGCTGACGAAGCGCATCATCCCCTGCATCGACGTGGACGTCGACGACGACGGGAACCCGGCGGTGTACACGGGGGTCAACTTCGAGGACCTCAAGTACACCGGCGACCCCGTCGAGATGGCCAAGCGGTACAACGAGGCGGGGGCCGACGAGTTCGTCTTCCTCGACATCACCGCCTCGGCGGACGGCCGCGAGACGATGCTCGGCGTCGTCGAGGACGTGGCCGACGAGGTGTTCATCCCCCTCACCGTGGGCGGCGGCATCCGCACCCGCGACGACGTGAAGGAGACGCTCCGGGCCGGCGCGGACAAGGTGTCGATAAACACCGGCGCGCTGGAACGGCCCGAACTGATCACCGAGGGCGCGGAGTCCTTTGGCAGCCAGTGCATCGTCATCAGCGTCGACGCGCGCCGGCGCTTCGACGAGGCCGGGGAACACTACGCGCAGGTCGACGGCGAGTCCTGCTGGTTCGAGTGCACCGTCAAGGGCGGCCGCGAGGGCACCGGCGTCGACGTGATCGAGTGGGCGCGCGAGGCCGAACGGCGCGGCGCGGGCGAACTGTTCGTCAACTCCATCGACGCCGACGGCACGAAGGAGGGGTACGACATCCCGCTGACGAAGGGCGTCTGCGACGCCGTCTCGACGCCCGTGATCGCCTCGTCGGGCTGTGGCGGCCCGGAGGACGCCCACGAGGTGTTCACCGAGGCGAACGCCGACGCGGCGCTCGCCGCCTCCATCTTCCACTTCGACGAGTACTCGATCCGGGAGGTCAAGGAGTACCTCGCGGAGCGGGACGTGCCGGTGCGGCTGTAACCCCGAGCGGGTGGGGCGAGCGAGATACCGACCGCCCGCCGGCAGCTTTTTCTCCGCGTCGCCGAACTGGTAACCAGAATGGAGTGGCGCTGCGAGTGGTGCGGGAAACCTCACGAGGAGAACGACCCGCCCTGCGACGAGTGCGGCCACGGGAAGTTCGAGGAGGCGGTCGTGCAGGTCCCCGAAACCGACGACGAGAACTCGATGCTGGTCTGGGTCTGCGAGGAGTGCGGCCGCAACCACCCGAAGAACTCGCCGCCGTGTAGCCGCTGTGGCCACATGCAGCTCCGGAAGGAGGTCCAGGAGTTCGACGAGTCGGAGCTACGGAGCGCCAGCTACCTCGACGTGGGCAAGGAGTACGTCGCGGCGGGCGTCGCGCTGGTCGCCGTCGTCGCGCTGGTCGCGGCGGGCGTGATCCCGGTGCCCGGCCTCGGCGGCCCCGACCTCGCCGACGTGCCCGGCGATGCGGAGTCGGCTGACGGGTTCGACCTGACGGCGGTCGAGTCGGGGATCGCTGACGGCATCAACGAGCGCCGCGCCGAGGACGGCGTCGGCGACCTCCGGAGCGGCGGGGACCTCGACGCGGTCGCCGAGCGCTACAACAAGCTCCGGGTCGGCCAGCGCTACGGCGACTACGAGGCCGAACGGCCGAGCGAGAGCTACCGGCAGGTCGGGTACGACTGCAGCCGCGAGCCGGTGACGCAGTCGGGCGTGATCCCGGCTCGGAACGACGAGCGGCCGCTCGAAACGTACGGGAGCGAGGACGAACTCGCGGCGACGGTCGTGATGGACTTCACGATGCGGTCCGACGGCGAGGGGCTGCTCGACGCCGACCGCGAGGCGGTGGGCGTCGACGTCCACGTCGCGCCGGACGGGGCGGTGTACGTGACCGTGACGGCGTGTTAGGCCGCGGCCTCGAACGCGTCGCGGAAGGAGGTCGTCTTCTCGGTGACGCGCTCGGTCGCCTGCTCCAGCGCGTCGAGCGGTTCGGTGCCGTCCTCGGTCTTGACGGTGAGGATCGGCTCGGTCTGGCCGCCGGACTGCTCGGGGTTGACGTCGTAGGTCGCGGCGGAGACGCCGTCGGTCTCCAGCAGCGCGCCCTTGAGGACGTTCATGAACGTGTGGTCCTCTCCACCGATCTCGATGGAGAGTTCGCCCTCGGTGTTGTCGATAACGCGGAGTTCCATGGGGTACGGTACTGCCGAGCGCCGTTTGTAGCTTACGAACCCCGCCCGCGAACAGCAGGCATATGTCGCACGGGTGCCTGTCGCCCGATATGTCGTCCCCCTGGGTCGCCGTGGTCGTCGGGGCACTGGTCGCGTCGGCCGCCGTCGCCTGGTTCACCGACGGTCGCCGCCGGCAGTTGCACGACCGGTTGCGGTCCCGACTGCTACTCGGCGTCCCGTGGGGAACTCTCGTCTCGGTCGCGTTCGTGCTCGCGGTGTATCTGCTCGTGCAGGGCGGCGTCGACCACTGGAACAACCCCGTCACGCTGCCGTTCCGCGCCTGGTCGTACCTCTACCCGCTCGGGGTCGTCACGGCCCCGTTCTCCCACGGCGGGCCGGGGCACCTGCTCGGCAACCTCGCCGGGACGCTCGTCCTCGCGCCGATCGTCGAGTACGCGTGGGGCCACTACCCCAGCGAGCGCGGCGCGGCGTCGTTCTCGTCGCTCCGGACGAACCCGTACGTCCGCGCGTTCGTCGTCTTCCCCGCGGCGGTCGTCGCCGTCGGCCTGCTCACCGGCGCGTTCGCGCTGGGGCCCGTGATCGGTTTTTCGGGCGTGGTGTTTGCCTTCGCCGGCTTCGCGCTGGTCCACTACCCGCTGACGACGGTGGTGGCGGCCCTCGGGGGGCAGGCGGTGCTCCAGCGCACGTACCGGGCGCTGCTTGACCCCGTGCTGACGGGGAGCGTCTCCGCGAGCGGGCCCTCGGCCCCCTGGTGGGCGCAGATCGCGATCCAGGGGCACGCGCTCGGCCTGCTGATCGGCATCCTGATCGGGGTCGCGGTGGCGCGGCGGCGCGACCGGAGTCCGAGTCCCACGCGGCTCTGGGCTGCCGTCGTCGCGTTCTCGGTTCCACAGGGGCTGTGGGCGGTGTACTGGTTCCGCGGGAACGGGGAGTACGTCCTCTATCAGGCGCTCGGGCTGGCGCTGGTCGCGGGGCTGGCGGTCATCGTCACCGTCGCAGTCACCGCCTCGGAGCGGCCGCTCCCGCGATCCGGCAGCGACCTGTCGCGCAGGCGCGTTGCGGCGGCCGTGTTGCTGGTCTCGCTGGCGGCGCTCGCCGGGCCGGCGGTCCCGACGAACGCGATGACCGTGGACGACGGTGCGACGCCGACCGAGGACGCGGTGACGGTGAACGGGTACACCGTCACGTACGCCGAGGACGTGCGCAACCGGATGATCCCGGCGGTCGACGTGTCGCTGTTCGGCGAGTCGACGAACGTGACGACGAGCGGGGTGATCGTCGTCAACGACGACCGGCACATCTGGACGCAGGCGGCGTCGAAACAGGCGCTCGCCTACGACGGGTTCGAGCGGATCCGCCTCGGCGGCGTCGGCTGGGACTCGACGGTCGACGCGCGCCGGGT
Coding sequences within it:
- a CDS encoding rhomboid family intramembrane serine protease, which translates into the protein MSSPWVAVVVGALVASAAVAWFTDGRRRQLHDRLRSRLLLGVPWGTLVSVAFVLAVYLLVQGGVDHWNNPVTLPFRAWSYLYPLGVVTAPFSHGGPGHLLGNLAGTLVLAPIVEYAWGHYPSERGAASFSSLRTNPYVRAFVVFPAAVVAVGLLTGAFALGPVIGFSGVVFAFAGFALVHYPLTTVVAALGGQAVLQRTYRALLDPVLTGSVSASGPSAPWWAQIAIQGHALGLLIGILIGVAVARRRDRSPSPTRLWAAVVAFSVPQGLWAVYWFRGNGEYVLYQALGLALVAGLAVIVTVAVTASERPLPRSGSDLSRRRVAAAVLLVSLAALAGPAVPTNAMTVDDGATPTEDAVTVNGYTVTYAEDVRNRMIPAVDVSLFGESTNVTTSGVIVVNDDRHIWTQAASKQALAYDGFERIRLGGVGWDSTVDARRVGWSAVGGGTAYNVWLRADGAAPEHVFNSSPANAEPRVGGTNVSVVATERGGFALRVTEGDRLLAREPMPSANGSVTVAGVAFARDDDALFAVANGTRVRVAEREGFR